The following are encoded together in the Citrus sinensis cultivar Valencia sweet orange chromosome 1, DVS_A1.0, whole genome shotgun sequence genome:
- the LOC102615190 gene encoding kinetochore protein NDC80 homolog, whose protein sequence is MRGKIRRRPTESALQPTPDLYGGNRFGGSRDSDASFASSRPSSIGMGRASAADLYTDRSHQSSAIRAINAHLSSHSFHIAFPLKQVPSVKDITDVIKFLISQLDYPSTTKFEEDLFVVLKSLSCPFKINKSTLRSPNSPHNWPAYLALIHWLVQIASYNYHLTTNSKAFVENNSMYMYASDSYLNYIEGKDGDVDNIDKGFIEKLEKEKENVSEYVEELKKKVSEMEGAMTGPTEREKLEKEKCVLEEDLNKFNAIIGELNMRKEKMEKLVEEKEREIGKKVEEHKRICEENEEFKKRVKLQTINARDVERMRRELQAVERDIADAENARNEWESKTWDLDSKLGRKFKELEALSMECNQAMKRLKLATEIQYSLNSNGSTPSEVMGVDYKSTLKPALESFADDVKRSSVEKLEELISLQQQSSEMAAKIEGKRKRIDALQFHINEMETQLNLLSKETQEITKRCAEEAKKMEEDIQTEAHNLDMVEREAVEVLKASESKLQEAIRQCEEEIQIRALDLFALVDSVSKYKERMESKISKMNKGISETALTVSEAYKNSLPAQFSIAFGECTKHTST, encoded by the exons ATGAGAGGCAAAATCCGACGTCGTCCAACAGAATCGGCGCTTCAACCCACGCCTGACCTCTACGGCGGCAATCGGTTCGGCGGTTCACGGGACTCCGATGCCAGCTTCGCCAGTAGCCGACCTTCTTCAATCGGCATGGGTCGCGCCTCGGCCGCCGATCTTTACACCGACCGGTCCCACCAGAGCTCCGCGATTCGCGCCATCAACGCCCATCTCTCATCGCACTCTTTCCACATTGCTTTCCCGCTCAAACAAGTACCCTCCGTTAAAGACATAACAGATGTTATCAAGTTCCTCATTTCTCAGCTTGATTATCCTTCGACCACTAAATTCGAAGAGGATCTGTTCGTCGTCTTGAAATCCCTAAGCTGCCCTTTCAAGATCAACAAATCAACGCTCCGTTCCCCAAATTCGCCTCACAACTGGCCGGCTTACCTCGCTTTGATTCACTGGTTGGTTCAAATCGCGTCTTATAACTACCATTTGACGACAAATTCGAAAGCTTTTGTGGAGAATAAcagtatgtatatgtatgctTCCGACagttatttgaattatatcGAGGGAAAGGATGGGGATGTTGACAACATTGATAAAGGTTTTATAGAAAaactagagaaagaaaaagagaatgtGAGCGAATATGTGgaagaattaaagaagaagGTGAGTGAAATGGAGGGGGCGATGACAGGCCCTACTGAAAGAGAGaaattagagaaagaaaagtgtGTTTTGGAGGAGGACTTGAACAAGTTCAATGCGATAATTGGAGAGTTAAACATGCGGAAAGAGAAGATGGAGAAGCTCGTGGAGGAAAAAGAGAGGGAAATTGGAAAGAAAgtggaggagcataaaaggattTGCGAGGAGAATGAGGAGTTCAAGAAGAGAGTGAAGCTGCAGACTATCAATGCGCGTGATGTGGAGAGGATGAGAAGGGAGTTACAGGCGGTGGAGAGAGATATTGCGGATGCTGAGAATGCAAGGAATGAGTGGGAGAGTAAAACTTGGGATCTTGATTCTAAATTGGGACGTAAGTTTAAGGAGCTCGAGGCACTTTCCATGGAATGCAATCAAGCCATGAAGAG GTTGAAACTTGCTACTGAGATCCAGTATTCATTGAACAGTAACGGGTCTACACCTTCTGAGGTAATGGGTGTTGACTACAAATCCACACTTAAGCCTGCCCTTGAATCCTTTGCTGATGACGTAAAGAGAAGCTCTGTGGAAAAATTAGAAGAGTTGATTTCCCTTCAGCAACAGTCATCAGAAATGGCTGCCAAGattgaaggaaaaagaaaacgtaTTGATGCACTTCAATTTCATATAAATGAA ATGGAGACTCAGTTGAACTTGCTGAGTAAGGAGACACAAGAGATCACTAAAAGATGTGCAGAAGAAGCTAAAAAGATGGAGGAAGACATTCAAACAGAAGCTCATAACTTGGATATGGTGGAAAGAGAAGCAGTGGAGGTTCTAAAG GCCTCTGAATCGAAGTTGCAGGAAGCCATCAGACAATGTGAAGAAGAAATTCAGATACGTGCTTTAGATCTATTTGCATTGGTTGATTCAGTCTCAAAGTACAAAGAACGCATGGagtccaaaatttcaaagatgaataaagGCATCTCAGAAACTGCTTTAACAGTATCAGAAGCCTACAAGAATTCCTTGCCTGCACAATTTAGCATTGCATTTGGCGAATGCACCAAGCACACTTCAACATAA
- the LOC107178661 gene encoding double-stranded RNA-binding protein 4-like: protein MVGGTLFVCGRLIERLPEKHLCKNRLQEYTQKAGLPLPTYRSKNEGFPHAPKFWAQVEVNGKTYASTGRFTHVKEAEQGAARTALEHITQIVKNAGIPTIQDPNYCKSILNEYCAKINLKKPEYTTTFGNEKHPVFISSMVFNGETYKGEVAGSKKMAEQLAARAAIQSLLESGSEVIRQIISSKFNIHKPALGFKDLGTDRSNLQIVVKSEASKKKVAAFPSTSEMKSAGPHANSSGENKRKRLIEDSSQQKKRVHKQ, encoded by the exons ATGGTGGGTGGAACACTTTTTGTTTGTGGCCGGTTAATAGAAC GCTTACCAGAAAAACATTTGTGCAAGAACCGATTGCAAGAGTATACCCAGAAAGCTGGCTTACCATTACCAACTTATAGGAGTAAAAACGAAGGATTCCCTCATGCTCCAAAATTTTGGGCACAAGTTGAGGTTAATGGAAAAACATATGCATCTACAGGAAGATTTACTCATGTGAAAGAGGCTGAGCAGGGTGCAGCTAGAACTGCTCTGGAGCACATAACTCAAATTGTGAAGAATGCTGGAATCCCTACCATTCAG GATCCAAACTACTGCAAGTCAATCCTGAACGAATATTGTGCCAAGATAAACTTGAAGAAACCTGAATATACTACCACTTTTGGCAACGAAAAACATCCAGTTTTTATCTCTTCTATGGTTTTCAATGGTGAAACTTACAAAGGTGAGGTAGCTGGAAGCAAGAAAATGGCAGAACAGCTAGCTGCACGTGCTGCCATTCAGTCACTTTTAG AATCTGGTTCAGAAGTCATTCGTCAAATAATCAGTTCCAAGTTTAATATTCATAAGCCGGCATTGGGGTTTAAAGACTTGGGGACTGATAGAAGCAATTTACAAATTGTTGTAAAGTCAG AGGCTTCCAAGAAGAAAGTGGCTGCTTTT CCTTCGACTTCTGAGATGAAATCTGCAGGTCCACATGCTAATTCAAGCGGGGAGAATAAGCGAAAACGTTTGATTGAAGACTCTTCACAGCAGAAAAAGCGAGTTCATAAGCAGTGA
- the LOC102614890 gene encoding pentatricopeptide repeat-containing protein At4g02750 has protein sequence MRGNNRLRQLHSSCILHQHTQSINRLQSPANTNPYPSKKTLKRHLNSKSRNKPKPAGDWDIRQWNVAITTHMRNGCCDSALHVFNSMPRRSSVSYNAMISGYLLNGQLDPARQVFDQMPQRDLVSWNVMISGYVRNKSLSAARNLFEMMPKRDVVSWNTMLSGYAQNGYADAARRIFDRMLEKNEISWNGLLAAYVQNGRIEEACMLFESKANWEVVSWNSLMGGFVKQKRLGDAKWIFDRMPVRDEVSWNTMITGYAQNNYLAEAQRLFEEAPVKDVFTWTAMVSGFVQNGKVDEARMIFDAMPEKNTVSWNAMIAGYVQTKRMDMARELFEAMTCKNVASWNTMITGYAQSGEITHARNLFDRMPQHDCISWAAIIAGYAQSGYSEDSLRLFIEMKRYGERLNRSPFTSVLSTCANLASLELGKQLHGQLVKVGFEAGCFVGNALLVMYCKCGSVEEAYHAFEEIVDKDVISWNTMIAGYARHGFGKDALMLFKSMKTVGIKPDDITMVGILSACSHTGLVEKGTEYFYSMNRDYGVIPNSKHYTCMVDLLGRAGRLDEAQNLMKNMPFEPDAATWGALLGACRLYGKTELAEKAAEVIFEMEPENAGMYVLLSNLYAASGRWGDVSKVRLKMRDRGVKKVTGYSWLEVQNKVHTFSVGDTLHPEKDRIYAYLEELEFKLKQDGFVYSTKLVLHDVGEEEKEHMLRYHSEKLAVAYGILSIPAGRPIRVMKNLRVCEDCHNAIKHISKIVGRLIILRDNNRFHHFSGGSCSCGDYW, from the exons ATGCGCGGGAATAATCGTTTACGACAGTTACACAGCAGCTGCATACTCCATCAACACACCCAATCCATCAATAGGCTTCAGTCTCCAGCAAACACAAATCCATATCCATCAAAGAAAACACTGAAAAGACATTTGAATAGTAAATCCAGAAACAAGCCGAAACCCGCCGGAGACTGGGACATAAGACAATGGAACGTGGCTATTACAACCCACATGCGCAACGGCTGTTGCGACTCTGCTCTCCATGTCTTCAACTCTATGCCTCGTCGGAGTTCTGTATCCTACAATGCCATGATCTCAGGGTACTTGTTAAATGGCCAACTTGATCCCGCAAGACAGGTGTTTGATCAAATGCCTCAAAGAGACTTGGTTTCTTGGAATGTCATGATTAGCGGGTATGTGAGGAATAAGAGTCTTTCTGCAGCACGGAATTTGTTTGAAATGATGCCGAAAAGGGATGTTGTTTCTTGGAACACTATGTTGTCTGGGTATGCACAGAATGGGTATGCCGATGCGGCGAGAAGGATTTTTGATAGAATGTTGGAAAAGAATGAGATTTCATGGAATGGATTGCTTGCAGCATATGTGCAGAATGGGAGGATAGAAGAGGCATGCATGTTGTTTGAGTCGAAGGCAAATTGGGAGGTAGTTTCTTGGAATAGTTTGATGGGAGGTTTTGTTAAGCAAAAAAGATTGGGTGATGCAAAGTGGATTTTTGATCGGATGCCTGTGAGAGATGAAGTTTCATGGAATACTATGATTACAGGTTATgctcaaaataattatctgGCAGAAGCACAAAGATTGTTTGAGGAGGCTCCAGTTAAGGATGTCTTTACGTGGACGGCCATGGTGTCAGGTTTTGTGCAGAATGGAAAGGTTGATGAGGCAAGGATGATTTTTGATGCAATGCCTGAAAAGAATACAGTTTCATGGAATGCAATGATTGCGGGATATGTGCAGACTAAGAGAATGGACATGGCGAGGGAGTTATTTGAGGCAATGACTTGTAAGAATGTGGCTTCTTGGAATACAATGATCACAGGTTATGCTCAAAGTGGTGAGATAACCCATGCTAGGAATTTGTTTGATAGGATGCCTCAGCATGATTGCATCTCATGGGCAGCTATAATTGCTGGTTATGCTCAGAGTGGCTATAGTGAAGATTCTTTGCGCCTTTTTATAGAGATGAAAAGATATGGGGAAAGATTGAACAGATCTCCATTTACTAGTGTTTTGAGCACATGTGCTAATTTAGCTTCTTTGGAATTGGGGAAGCAGTTGCATGGCCAACTGGTTAAGGTTGGTTTCGAAGCTGGGTGCTTTGTCGGGAATGCCCTTCTTGTAATGTATTGCAAGTGTGGAAGTGTAGAAGAAGCATACCATGCATTTGAAGAAATAGTAGATAAGGATGTCATTTCATGGAACACTATGATTGCTGGTTATGCTAGACATGGATTTGGAAAAGATGCGTTAATGCTCTTTAAGTCAATGAAAACAGTGGGTATCAAACCAGATGATATCACTATG GTTGGTATATTGTCTGCGTGTAGTCACACTGGCTTGGTGGAGAAGGGCACAgagtatttttattcaatgaaTCGAGATTATGGTGTAATACCAAATTCTAAGCATTACACATGCATGGTGGACCTTCTCGGTCGAGCCGGCCGTCTGGACGAGGCACagaatttgatgaaaaacatgCCTTTCGAACCAGATGCTGCAACTTGGGGTGCTTTACTTGGTGCCTGCAGACTTTATGGTAAAACTGAATTAGCGGAAAAAGCTGCAGAGGTGATTTTTGAAATGGAGCCTGAGAATGCTGGAATGTATGTTCTCCTATCCAATTTATATGCAGCTTCAGGTAGATGGGGTGATGTTAGTAAGGTGAGATTGAAAATGCGAGACAGGGGTGTGAAGAAAGTAACTGGCTATAGTTGGCTTGAGGTTCAAAATAAAGTGCATACATTTTCCGTTGGTGATACTCTCCACCCAGAGAAGGATAGAATATATGCTTATTTAGAAGAGTTGGAATTTAAACTGAAGCAGGACGGATTTGTGTACTCAACGAAATTGGTTCTACATGATGTGGGTGAGGAAGAAAAGGAGCATATGCTCAGGTATCATAGTGAAAAGTTAGCTGTGGCATATGGGATACTTTCCATACCAGCAGGTAGACCAATACGTGTGATGAAAAACTTGCGCGTGTGTGAAGACTGTCACAATGCCATCAAACACATATCCAAGATTGTGGGAAGGTTGATAATCTTAAGGGATAACAACCGCTTTCACCACTTCAGTGGTGGTTCATGTTCTTGTGGAGATTACTGGTGA
- the LOC102614015 gene encoding uncharacterized protein LOC102614015 isoform X3 has translation MLNILDVVVANGGRADNDTFKSGSYKYIENELEKLLLRRGLKAYPYIDSKIKIWKKSHGVIFDMLNTSSFGWNDVRKCVVVDNEEVWRSYVESHKDASNWRDKTFPYYERLANIFGKDHATESSTKNPNDVAIAALQEEIHDDDNEIDDKGSPMSTTLPSNSQYTTRSYSQSSNRRKSKLDEQIAVGINKLVSTFHQANADMSQNTFGSSEDNDYIS, from the exons ATGTTGAACATTTTAGATGTTGTAGTTGCAAATGGTGGTCGAGCTGATAACGACACCTTTAAATCTGGaagttataaatatattgaaaatgaattagaaaaattattactaagGAGAGGTTTGAAGGCGTACCCATATATTGATTCTAAGATAAAGATATGGAAGAAAAGTCATGGGGTGATATTTGATATGTTGAACACTAGTAGTTTTGGCTGGAATGATGTGAGAAAATGTGTAGTGGTTGACAATGAAGAAGTATGGAGATCATATGTGGAG tCCCATAAAGATGCAAGCAATTGGAGAGATAAGACATTTCCATATTATGAGAGGCTAGcaaatatatttggaaaagaCCATGCAACTGAAAGTTCAACAAAAAATCCAAATGATGTGGCTATAGCAGCACTTCAAGAAGAAATTCATGATGATGATAACGAGATTGATGATAAAGGTTCTCCAATGTCGACTACACTGCCTTCGAATTCCCAATACACTACTCGATCATATTCACAATCATCAAACAGGAGGAAGTCTAAATTAGATGAACAAATTGCGGTTGGTATTAACAAATTGGTTTCAACATTTCACCAAGCCAACGCTGACATGTCTCAAAATACGTTTGGAAGTAGTGAAGATAATGATTACATTAGCTGA